One segment of Vibrio mimicus DNA contains the following:
- the feoB gene encoding Fe(2+) transporter permease subunit FeoB, producing MNYQALTVGNPNSGKTTLFNGLTGAKQQVGNWAGVTVEKKTGRFTHAGDEFQLTDLPGIYALDSGNYSNSIDESIASRAVLTHPADVIINVVDATCLERSLYMTLQLRELRRPMIVVLNKMDALKRERVHLDLKQLEHFLGCPVIALSANSKEQVRRFQEKLHKLVVQGIALKQLELNYGNEFEQLIAQLEPMFAEQTVAARALAIRVLENDLLVMNGLKESERDKVQQIQNSASMDIDLWVANVRYTYLHELCTHVRRSEGKLSHKITQKADRIILNKWVGIPFFFAVMYLMFMFSINVGSAFIDFFDIGVGALLVDGGHHLLDDHLPVWLVTLIADGVGGGIQTVATFIPVIACLYLFLAVLESSGYMSRAAFVLDKVMQKIGLPGKAFVPLVLGFGCNVPSIMATRTLDQERERKLAASMAPFMSCGARLPVYALFAAAFFPQSGQNVVFALYLLGIVAAVFTGLVLKKTLYPGVSESLIMEMPDYEIPTLQNVVLKTWQKLKRFVLGAGKTIVIVVTILSFLNSVGTDGSFGNENSDKSVLSKAAQVVTPIFTPMGITQENWPATVGIITGIFAKEAVVGTLNSLYTTSSAEDVSAEYDLLADLQEALMTIPENLAGLSFSDPLGIEVGDLTDVTAVAEAQEVDASIFDNLHTYFASGHVAFAYLIFILLYTPCVAAMGAYVREFGATYARFIAVWTMGLAYGSAVLYYQLTHITEHLVSSLAWSGLIIAIAITTYWLLKHVGRKQRMIEVPAA from the coding sequence ATGAACTATCAAGCACTGACTGTCGGTAACCCTAACAGTGGTAAAACAACATTATTTAACGGGCTTACTGGAGCAAAACAGCAAGTAGGTAACTGGGCAGGAGTTACCGTTGAGAAAAAAACGGGTCGCTTTACTCATGCCGGTGATGAATTTCAGTTAACTGATTTACCTGGTATCTATGCCTTAGACAGTGGTAATTATAGCAACAGTATTGATGAATCGATCGCTTCGCGAGCGGTACTCACCCATCCGGCGGATGTGATCATTAATGTTGTAGATGCAACATGCCTTGAGCGTAGTTTATATATGACGCTGCAATTGCGCGAATTGCGCCGCCCAATGATTGTAGTGCTCAATAAGATGGATGCGTTGAAACGCGAGCGAGTTCACCTCGATCTTAAACAGTTAGAGCATTTCCTCGGTTGTCCAGTGATTGCTCTTTCTGCCAACAGCAAAGAGCAAGTACGCCGTTTTCAGGAGAAATTGCATAAATTAGTAGTGCAAGGAATCGCGCTGAAACAACTAGAACTGAATTATGGCAACGAGTTTGAGCAGTTAATTGCTCAGTTGGAACCCATGTTTGCCGAGCAGACTGTCGCAGCACGGGCACTCGCAATTCGAGTTTTAGAAAATGATTTGCTAGTCATGAACGGTTTAAAAGAAAGCGAGCGCGATAAGGTGCAGCAGATCCAGAACTCTGCTTCGATGGACATCGACTTATGGGTTGCGAATGTGCGTTACACTTATCTGCATGAACTTTGTACTCATGTACGACGTTCTGAAGGGAAATTGAGCCATAAAATTACCCAAAAAGCGGATCGAATCATCCTTAATAAGTGGGTTGGCATTCCATTCTTCTTCGCTGTGATGTATCTGATGTTTATGTTCTCAATAAATGTCGGCAGTGCATTTATCGATTTCTTTGACATAGGTGTCGGTGCTTTACTGGTTGATGGTGGTCATCACTTACTGGATGATCATCTGCCTGTTTGGTTGGTGACATTGATTGCTGATGGCGTTGGTGGCGGTATTCAAACCGTTGCCACCTTTATCCCTGTCATCGCATGTCTGTATTTATTCTTAGCCGTTTTAGAAAGCTCCGGTTACATGTCGCGTGCGGCTTTTGTATTAGATAAAGTCATGCAAAAAATCGGTCTGCCGGGTAAAGCTTTTGTGCCTTTAGTGCTCGGTTTTGGTTGTAATGTGCCTTCTATTATGGCTACACGCACCCTAGATCAAGAGCGTGAGCGTAAACTCGCGGCATCAATGGCACCCTTTATGTCTTGTGGTGCACGCTTGCCCGTTTATGCGCTCTTTGCTGCGGCCTTTTTCCCGCAAAGTGGCCAAAACGTTGTATTTGCCCTCTATTTATTAGGTATTGTGGCTGCTGTCTTTACTGGACTAGTTCTGAAAAAAACGTTGTATCCAGGTGTGAGCGAAAGCTTAATCATGGAAATGCCGGACTATGAAATTCCGACTCTGCAAAATGTGGTGCTCAAAACGTGGCAGAAGTTGAAGCGCTTTGTATTGGGGGCAGGGAAAACGATAGTGATCGTCGTGACCATTTTGAGCTTTTTAAATTCAGTTGGAACCGATGGCTCTTTTGGTAATGAAAACAGTGATAAGTCGGTGCTTTCAAAAGCAGCTCAAGTGGTAACCCCAATCTTTACACCGATGGGAATTACACAGGAAAACTGGCCTGCAACAGTGGGGATTATTACAGGGATTTTTGCTAAAGAAGCGGTTGTCGGAACGTTAAATAGTCTTTACACCACTTCATCAGCCGAAGATGTGTCTGCGGAGTATGATTTGCTGGCGGATCTACAAGAAGCGTTAATGACCATTCCGGAAAATCTAGCGGGACTTAGCTTTAGTGACCCATTGGGTATTGAGGTGGGGGACCTGACAGATGTAACTGCTGTTGCAGAGGCACAAGAAGTGGATGCTTCAATCTTTGACAACCTACATACCTATTTTGCGAGTGGTCATGTTGCATTTGCTTATCTGATCTTTATTTTGCTTTATACACCTTGTGTTGCTGCAATGGGGGCTTATGTACGTGAATTTGGTGCCACGTATGCTCGTTTTATTGCGGTATGGACTATGGGGCTTGCCTACGGTTCTGCCGTTTTATATTACCAGCTCACCCATATCACGGAACATCTCGTCTCTAGCTTAGCTTGGAGCGGTCTGATTATTGCTATTGCGATAACAACTTACTGGCTGTTGAAACACGTGGGGCGTAAGCAAAGAATGATTGAGGTGCCTGCCGCGTGA
- a CDS encoding VOC family protein, whose translation MQQQLCETGLAPEQLLGKLDGFIAKIEQLLDLLGLDLRAHQLDHIALRINEQKLAQAAHQAWLAYGEEISCAQINGRPIIVIRFNEPLSSSHWQIECLELPYPALGKTYPEQSWEHVEFVIPSQAQSAATFCDELKACYPSLAEKWDELNDQGIKVKLSSPQGEGERLANPTVAFQWQGGGIKLHPHPLQTIVESERA comes from the coding sequence ATGCAACAACAACTTTGTGAGACAGGGCTTGCCCCAGAGCAGTTGCTCGGAAAACTTGATGGATTCATTGCGAAAATAGAGCAGTTGCTTGATCTTTTAGGCTTGGATCTACGAGCGCATCAGCTAGACCATATTGCTCTGCGTATTAATGAACAAAAACTGGCGCAAGCAGCCCATCAGGCTTGGTTAGCTTATGGCGAGGAGATTTCTTGTGCGCAGATTAATGGTCGTCCAATTATCGTAATTCGTTTTAATGAGCCGCTGAGTTCAAGTCATTGGCAGATCGAGTGCCTTGAATTGCCTTACCCTGCGTTGGGTAAAACCTATCCAGAGCAGAGTTGGGAGCATGTAGAATTTGTGATCCCTTCACAAGCGCAGAGTGCTGCAACTTTTTGTGATGAATTAAAAGCCTGCTATCCCTCACTGGCGGAAAAGTGGGATGAACTTAATGATCAAGGCATCAAAGTAAAGCTTTCGAGCCCACAAGGTGAAGGCGAACGCTTAGCCAATCCAACGGTTGCGTTTCAATGGCAAGGGGGGGGCATTAAACTGCATCCACACCCGTTACAAACTATTGTTGAGTCGGAAAGAGCTTAG
- the znuA gene encoding zinc ABC transporter substrate-binding protein ZnuA translates to MLPRFLLLSVVALFAKTASAIEVLTSIKPIQMITYELMLGTGTPDVLLPSGASPHDYALRPSDVKRIQQADLVIWFGQDLEPFMSKLLADRQSALTLSQIPNLALHEYSEEGEHDHDGHHHGIHDPHFWLGIVQAEQVANAITARLIALDEANQQQYQDNLVRFLANLAEQDNVIGEKLKPVTTVPYYVFHDAYGYFEQHFSLNNLGHFTVSPERKPGAKTLITIKQTLNSQSVKCVFAEPQFEPAIIESVVRGTSAKIGTLDPLGSAIEVKSGSYFLFLNQLADSYNVCLSQM, encoded by the coding sequence ATGTTACCGAGATTTCTTTTACTGAGTGTCGTTGCACTGTTTGCGAAAACAGCCAGTGCAATTGAAGTGCTCACGAGCATCAAACCGATACAGATGATCACTTATGAATTGATGCTGGGCACTGGAACACCTGATGTTCTTTTGCCATCAGGTGCTTCGCCGCATGATTATGCGCTCCGTCCTTCAGATGTAAAGCGGATTCAACAGGCTGATTTGGTTATTTGGTTTGGTCAGGATCTCGAACCCTTTATGAGTAAGTTATTAGCTGATCGTCAGTCTGCTTTGACATTAAGCCAAATCCCCAATTTAGCCCTCCACGAATACAGTGAAGAAGGGGAGCACGACCATGATGGGCATCATCATGGAATCCATGACCCTCATTTCTGGTTGGGGATTGTACAGGCTGAACAAGTAGCCAATGCCATTACTGCAAGATTGATTGCACTAGATGAAGCGAATCAACAGCAATATCAAGATAATCTTGTTCGTTTTTTAGCCAATCTGGCAGAGCAAGACAATGTTATAGGTGAAAAGTTAAAACCAGTGACTACTGTTCCTTATTATGTTTTTCATGATGCCTATGGTTATTTTGAACAGCATTTCTCTCTTAATAATCTTGGCCATTTCACGGTGAGCCCGGAAAGAAAACCGGGAGCGAAAACGTTGATTACCATTAAACAGACCCTGAATAGTCAATCGGTTAAGTGTGTTTTTGCAGAACCACAATTTGAGCCAGCGATTATAGAATCAGTGGTTAGGGGGACGTCTGCAAAAATTGGTACGCTTGATCCACTAGGAAGCGCTATTGAAGTTAAGTCAGGAAGCTATTTTTTATTTCTTAACCAGTTAGCGGATAGTTACAATGTTTGTCTGTCACAAATGTGA
- a CDS encoding helix-turn-helix domain-containing protein, with translation MFRSLLYGCLLNLIISSMVLAFDKSMSVFYPLPLQEQGKVIVAQNLYLGSDGGIWIHDVHGKVVFFDGQNILPQRGSVLPLTSSQIVYANSAFWTFEQHELFRTYPNGQKELMLSLTPGTQINQIGASNGMIWMTDSENFYSYEIRSGRIYSLSLHELYQLNSANKLVINDAQYMVSKWALATNVGVYVSEEQGFEHVKKSGKHYIQKLYFSHKRRELLVGTRNGALLIDIENKRSLPERIGSSHVLSIAETEKEYWVGTEDGLFVYSFITEKVVQLESNRSGDYALLGRKIYAMVNDFQGGMWIATDQGIFYYSLFGQQFTRYAAQSLSSDGSKAQLRKIKAWSSEGDYLAITQQGLYNFKFSDELRKHLIYPGEINDFTVSGEHVWIATGKGVVRYNLNQRIIDTPQLPMPLLQTAVEHLTVDSQGNLWGSSSNQIWSYSPTEHTYTDYGAEWMVKKYSPSRITLLASVDRGIVIGTEHGAYSLFGKQIRFDFSSHRYGEIIQVLPHTDGDIWVVGAYGVFLWRKDQPEAEPIELIEENIRPLCIAESEQGIWLISSKGISHYQSQGQLQKHFGAPYGLISNEFLSSSCSVGNNQDSSIIIGSQLGVVRANTEELAVSNIPNIQVMFSQVSVNHITKLLGYRASSPLKIAYGDAISFQFGALPSSRNQSLEYKLNDEGQWQRFDWALLSFDQLLPDKYRLRVRSANPTQRYRTEALFDFEVMQPWYMTSFAILGYAVTLLGTLALAFWWRTRMILRANRKLKAQVELKTSQLRHQSKIVLSNNHQLRKQLQVHHNILGKVLDSIEPSLRHIASHAKLRGWTEFDTPFSKMKQELAQLQFMHRGDVEESKKHDLHLLIESALKSWQEEYSKALIKLTYVGETRFIEVRQFNLDVLFNALLTDAIKRLYKHQELSIRLEARETQAVVVFSDYGAPAENLETIQVNLTGFGSYPFHELVNRSGGELRVLALRERNVIEIAWPLTTVTDIESFKMDESELEDKPSLDSVDQEWLSKIEKLIEQNYSDPNFTTSSAAKSLYVSERSLQRRFKAVTGRTFKEFLNEVRLEKACQSLLGGTKIAQAAFDSGFNDPSYFSQRFKHHFGLSPSQFIEDREV, from the coding sequence GTGTTTCGCTCATTACTCTATGGCTGCTTGCTGAATCTTATTATTTCTTCCATGGTATTGGCTTTTGATAAGTCCATGTCTGTTTTTTACCCTTTGCCTCTCCAAGAGCAGGGGAAGGTTATCGTTGCTCAAAATCTTTACTTAGGTAGCGATGGCGGAATTTGGATTCATGATGTCCATGGGAAGGTTGTATTTTTTGATGGGCAAAATATCCTACCTCAGCGTGGCTCGGTATTACCTTTGACATCCAGTCAGATCGTTTACGCAAATAGTGCATTCTGGACTTTTGAACAGCACGAATTGTTTCGAACTTATCCGAATGGACAAAAGGAGTTGATGTTAAGTTTAACTCCTGGAACTCAAATCAATCAGATCGGCGCATCAAACGGCATGATCTGGATGACGGACAGTGAGAATTTTTATAGCTACGAGATCCGCAGCGGTCGGATTTATTCCCTGTCGCTGCACGAATTATATCAACTCAATAGCGCTAATAAATTAGTGATCAATGATGCTCAATACATGGTCTCAAAATGGGCTCTGGCGACGAATGTTGGGGTATATGTATCTGAAGAACAAGGTTTTGAGCATGTAAAAAAATCTGGAAAGCATTATATCCAGAAGCTCTATTTTTCTCATAAGAGGCGAGAGCTATTGGTCGGCACTCGAAATGGTGCATTACTGATTGATATTGAGAATAAACGTTCTTTACCTGAGCGAATAGGTTCTTCACATGTTCTTTCTATTGCGGAAACAGAAAAAGAATATTGGGTTGGGACGGAGGATGGCCTTTTTGTTTACTCTTTCATTACTGAAAAAGTGGTGCAATTAGAAAGTAATCGTAGCGGTGACTATGCACTATTAGGTCGGAAAATTTATGCTATGGTAAATGATTTCCAAGGTGGGATGTGGATTGCAACCGATCAAGGGATCTTTTACTACTCCCTGTTTGGTCAACAGTTTACGCGTTATGCCGCACAATCACTGTCTAGTGATGGGAGTAAGGCTCAGCTCAGAAAAATCAAAGCATGGAGTTCTGAAGGTGACTACTTAGCTATTACCCAACAAGGGCTCTATAACTTTAAATTTTCCGATGAACTGCGAAAGCATCTTATCTATCCTGGTGAAATTAACGATTTTACTGTTTCGGGAGAGCATGTTTGGATCGCAACAGGGAAGGGAGTAGTTCGATATAACCTAAACCAAAGGATTATCGATACTCCACAACTACCTATGCCACTACTACAAACAGCCGTTGAACATTTAACGGTGGATAGCCAAGGTAATTTGTGGGGTTCAAGTAGCAACCAAATTTGGTCATATTCTCCGACTGAGCATACTTACACTGATTATGGAGCAGAGTGGATGGTGAAAAAATACTCACCATCAAGAATCACTCTACTTGCTTCCGTGGATCGCGGTATTGTGATTGGTACTGAACATGGGGCTTATTCCTTGTTTGGAAAGCAGATCCGCTTTGATTTCTCGAGTCATCGTTATGGAGAGATTATTCAGGTATTGCCTCATACCGATGGGGATATTTGGGTTGTTGGGGCATATGGAGTCTTCCTGTGGAGAAAAGATCAACCCGAGGCCGAACCAATAGAGCTAATTGAGGAGAATATCCGGCCACTTTGTATTGCTGAGTCAGAGCAAGGGATATGGCTTATTTCTTCTAAAGGCATTAGTCATTACCAGTCACAAGGTCAGCTACAGAAACATTTTGGTGCACCTTATGGTTTGATTAGTAATGAGTTCTTATCTTCATCTTGTTCTGTGGGTAATAATCAAGATTCTTCTATTATCATCGGCTCACAGCTTGGTGTAGTCAGGGCAAACACCGAAGAATTAGCGGTTTCCAATATACCGAATATTCAAGTGATGTTTAGCCAAGTGAGCGTTAACCATATTACGAAGCTGCTTGGCTATCGAGCCTCTAGCCCATTGAAAATCGCCTATGGGGATGCCATCAGTTTTCAATTTGGTGCTTTGCCTTCTTCACGCAATCAGTCATTAGAGTACAAGCTTAATGATGAAGGTCAGTGGCAGCGATTTGATTGGGCTTTGTTGAGTTTTGACCAACTTTTACCAGATAAGTACCGCTTGAGAGTGCGCAGTGCAAATCCAACACAGCGATATCGGACCGAGGCTTTGTTTGATTTTGAAGTGATGCAGCCTTGGTATATGACTTCATTTGCTATCTTAGGGTATGCGGTTACGCTTTTGGGCACGTTAGCATTGGCTTTTTGGTGGCGCACTCGAATGATACTCAGAGCAAACCGAAAACTGAAAGCTCAAGTCGAGTTAAAAACGAGTCAGTTGCGACACCAAAGTAAAATAGTGTTGAGCAATAACCATCAATTACGCAAGCAGCTTCAAGTACATCATAATATCTTAGGTAAAGTATTAGATAGTATTGAGCCTTCACTACGTCACATTGCTTCTCATGCCAAACTCAGAGGGTGGACGGAGTTTGACACGCCATTTTCTAAGATGAAGCAGGAGCTAGCTCAGTTGCAGTTTATGCATCGTGGAGATGTGGAAGAGAGTAAAAAACACGATTTACATCTCTTGATTGAGTCTGCGCTAAAAAGTTGGCAGGAAGAATACAGCAAAGCCCTAATTAAGCTTACCTACGTTGGTGAAACACGCTTTATCGAAGTTCGCCAATTTAATCTTGATGTTTTATTCAATGCACTATTAACCGATGCCATCAAGCGTTTGTATAAGCATCAAGAATTGAGTATTCGACTCGAAGCCAGAGAGACTCAAGCTGTGGTGGTTTTCTCTGATTATGGTGCTCCCGCTGAGAATCTTGAAACGATACAAGTTAATTTGACTGGGTTCGGTTCTTACCCGTTCCATGAGTTAGTGAACCGAAGTGGAGGTGAATTAAGGGTATTGGCATTGCGAGAGCGTAATGTGATTGAGATCGCTTGGCCATTAACAACGGTCACTGATATCGAGTCGTTTAAAATGGATGAGAGCGAACTTGAAGATAAGCCAAGCCTCGATAGTGTGGATCAAGAGTGGCTGAGTAAAATCGAGAAACTGATTGAACAGAATTACAGTGACCCTAACTTCACCACATCCAGCGCCGCGAAATCTCTGTATGTGTCGGAGCGCAGCTTACAACGCCGTTTTAAAGCAGTGACGGGTAGAACTTTTAAAGAGTTTCTTAATGAAGTTAGGCTAGAAAAAGCGTGCCAGAGTTTACTCGGCGGCACCAAAATCGCTCAGGCGGCTTTTGATAGCGGATTTAATGATCCCTCTTATTTCAGCCAACGTTTCAAACATCATTTTGGTTTATCACCAAGTCAGTTCATTGAAGATCGAGAAGTCTAG
- a CDS encoding HIT family protein encodes MLNFELHPQLKKDTDVIGHFPLCVALLHKDSAVPWIILVPQKPNLRELHHLPMNEQQQFLVESQIVCQTLESLFSPDKLNLGALGNMVPQLHIHHIARFTHDMAWPGPVWGRTQGVFRSEQEQKQLLSSIQDHLAQNPLFALQVA; translated from the coding sequence ATGCTGAATTTTGAACTGCACCCACAACTGAAAAAAGATACCGATGTGATCGGACATTTCCCGCTCTGTGTTGCTCTTTTGCACAAAGACTCCGCCGTGCCTTGGATTATTTTGGTACCTCAAAAGCCGAATCTACGTGAATTGCATCATTTACCGATGAATGAGCAGCAACAGTTTTTGGTTGAATCTCAGATCGTTTGCCAAACATTAGAAAGCTTATTTTCGCCCGATAAGCTCAATCTGGGTGCACTTGGGAACATGGTGCCACAGCTGCATATCCATCATATCGCTCGCTTTACTCATGACATGGCATGGCCGGGTCCGGTATGGGGTCGCACACAAGGTGTTTTCCGCTCGGAGCAAGAGCAAAAGCAGCTTCTCAGCTCCATTCAAGATCATCTTGCACAAAATCCTCTCTTTGCACTTCAAGTTGCTTAA
- a CDS encoding FeoA family protein — protein MKLSQMKAGERGVILALEGLSDTIRKKLMVMGVLPNTEVLLIRRAPMGDPLQVEVRGVSIALRENIAANIEVEIA, from the coding sequence ATGAAATTGTCACAAATGAAAGCGGGCGAGCGCGGTGTGATCCTCGCATTAGAGGGGCTTTCCGATACGATCAGAAAGAAACTAATGGTTATGGGTGTACTTCCGAATACAGAAGTTCTCTTGATTCGGCGTGCTCCAATGGGGGACCCACTACAAGTTGAAGTTCGCGGAGTATCAATTGCTCTTCGTGAAAATATCGCTGCAAATATTGAAGTGGAGATAGCGTAA
- a CDS encoding FeoC-like transcriptional regulator: protein MILTELRAAIEEKGSITRQELARRFSLSEDGVDAMLSVWIKKGVVSRQQYTNAEDAIARVRYVINREGGLAVSVTM, encoded by the coding sequence GTGATTTTGACAGAGCTCCGAGCGGCTATTGAGGAAAAAGGCAGCATAACTCGTCAAGAATTAGCACGCCGTTTTTCTTTGAGCGAGGATGGCGTCGATGCGATGCTTTCGGTATGGATTAAGAAAGGCGTGGTATCACGCCAGCAATACACGAATGCTGAAGATGCGATCGCTCGGGTGCGTTATGTGATCAATCGTGAAGGTGGCTTAGCTGTGAGTGTTACCATGTAA
- the argS gene encoding arginine--tRNA ligase encodes MNIQALINDRVSQAIEAAGAPAGTPALVRQSAKAQFGDYQANGIMGAAKQLGTNPREFAQKVLDVLNLEGIASKTEIAGPGFINIFLSEEFLAAQAEAALADERLSVAQEAPKTIVADYSAPNVAKEMHVGHLRSTIIGDAVVRTLEFLGHKVIRANHIGDWGTQFGMLIANLERVQKASGEISMELSDLEAFYRESKKLYDEDEQFAETARNYVVKLQGGDPFCLEMWKKLVDVTMIQNQRNYDRLNVSLTRENVMGESMYNDMLPLIVSDLKAKGLAVEDDGAQVVFLDEFKNKDGEPMGVIVQKRDGGFLYTTTDIACAKYRYETLGADRVLYFIDSRQHQHLMQAWTIVRKAGYIPEYVSLEHHAFGMMLGKDGRPFKTRAGGTVRLADLLDEAEERAKALIESKNPELSAEEKANIANTVAMAAVKYADLSKHRTTDYVFDWDNMLAFEGNTAPYMQYAYTRVASVFAKAGVDMNQLTGHIQITEEKEKALIAKLLQFEEAVQSVAREGQPHIMCSYLFELAGIFSSFYEACPILVAEQESVKQSRLKLAALTAKTIKQGLALLGIETLERM; translated from the coding sequence GTGAATATCCAAGCACTAATCAATGATCGAGTTTCTCAGGCTATCGAAGCCGCAGGCGCACCAGCAGGCACCCCGGCTCTGGTTCGTCAATCAGCAAAAGCACAATTTGGTGACTACCAAGCGAATGGCATTATGGGTGCAGCCAAACAGTTGGGTACCAATCCTCGAGAATTTGCACAAAAGGTCTTGGATGTTCTCAACTTAGAAGGTATTGCGAGTAAAACTGAAATCGCAGGCCCTGGGTTTATCAATATCTTCTTAAGCGAAGAGTTCCTAGCAGCACAAGCCGAAGCGGCATTGGCGGATGAACGCCTTAGCGTTGCTCAAGAAGCTCCTAAAACCATCGTGGCTGACTACTCGGCTCCTAACGTAGCAAAAGAGATGCACGTTGGTCACTTGCGTTCAACCATCATCGGTGATGCTGTCGTGCGCACTCTAGAATTCTTAGGTCATAAAGTGATTCGTGCGAACCACATTGGTGACTGGGGCACTCAGTTCGGTATGTTGATCGCCAACCTTGAGCGCGTGCAAAAAGCATCGGGCGAAATCTCGATGGAGCTGTCTGACCTCGAAGCTTTCTATCGTGAATCGAAAAAACTGTATGACGAAGATGAACAGTTTGCTGAAACGGCGCGTAACTACGTGGTGAAATTGCAAGGTGGCGACCCATTCTGCTTAGAAATGTGGAAGAAATTGGTTGATGTCACCATGATTCAAAATCAGCGTAACTACGACCGCCTTAACGTATCTCTCACTCGTGAAAACGTGATGGGTGAAAGTATGTATAACGACATGCTGCCACTGATTGTTAGCGACCTTAAAGCAAAAGGTTTGGCTGTCGAAGACGATGGCGCGCAAGTCGTTTTCTTGGATGAATTCAAGAATAAAGACGGGGAGCCAATGGGCGTTATCGTACAGAAACGTGATGGCGGCTTCCTGTACACCACAACTGACATCGCGTGTGCGAAATACCGTTATGAAACGCTTGGTGCCGATCGTGTGCTTTACTTCATCGACTCACGTCAACATCAACACTTGATGCAAGCGTGGACTATTGTACGTAAAGCGGGCTATATCCCAGAATACGTCAGCTTGGAACACCATGCGTTCGGTATGATGCTGGGCAAAGATGGTCGTCCATTCAAAACTCGCGCAGGCGGCACTGTTCGCTTAGCTGATTTGCTAGATGAAGCAGAAGAACGTGCAAAAGCACTGATTGAATCTAAAAACCCCGAATTGTCTGCGGAAGAAAAAGCCAACATCGCGAACACTGTTGCGATGGCAGCCGTGAAATATGCGGATCTTTCTAAGCACCGCACCACAGATTATGTGTTCGATTGGGACAACATGTTGGCGTTTGAAGGCAATACAGCCCCTTACATGCAGTACGCTTATACTCGTGTCGCTTCTGTATTTGCTAAAGCAGGCGTGGATATGAACCAGCTAACTGGCCATATCCAAATTACAGAAGAAAAAGAGAAAGCTCTGATCGCCAAACTGCTTCAGTTCGAAGAAGCGGTTCAGTCAGTGGCTCGCGAAGGTCAGCCACACATCATGTGTAGCTACCTGTTTGAACTGGCTGGTATTTTCTCTAGCTTCTACGAAGCCTGCCCAATTTTGGTGGCTGAACAAGAAAGTGTTAAACAGAGCCGCTTGAAGCTCGCGGCATTGACAGCCAAAACCATCAAGCAAGGCCTAGCTCTACTGGGCATTGAAACACTCGAAAGAATGTAA